The following coding sequences are from one Spea bombifrons isolate aSpeBom1 chromosome 13, aSpeBom1.2.pri, whole genome shotgun sequence window:
- the LOC128471143 gene encoding translational activator of cytochrome c oxidase 1: MALNRILCLSRKHLWRASVGFQEPLEIWAHLGLYSPGSDFHSSPVSSAGHNKWSKVKHIKGPKDEARARLFAKLAVMIKVAVKEGGPNPDLNVNLAQLIEQCRQRNMPKSSIDNAIKGADKSKPTSYALYEGRGPGGSSLLIEALTDNNKRSYAELKLIMARNGGSMCDGARHCFDKKGVVTVQTNDGEGNAVQLERALELAIEAGAEDVQETQDEEERDVYKYICDVSSLRDIRSNLVSLGLVPLTSGPEFLPNLTVRLSDADMELASQLLELIHNQTDVMRVYDNIE, encoded by the exons ATGGCTTTAAACAGGATCCTCTGCCTATCCAGAAAACATCTCTGGAGGGCTTCAGTTGGATTTCAGGAACCCCTGGAGATCTGGGCCCACCTGGGCTTATACTCCCCAGGCTCAGATTTCCACAGTTCCCCGGTTTCCTCTGCTGGGCACAATAAGTGGTCCAAGGTGAAGCATATAAAAGGTCCCAAGGATGAGGCGCGGGCGCGGCTATTTGCCAAACTGGCCGTGATGATCAAAGTGGCCGTCAAAG AAGGAGGACCGAACCCGGACCTGAATGTCAATTTGGCGCAGCTGATCGAGCAATGTCGGCAACGAAACATGCCAAAGAGTTCCATCGACAATGCCATCAAAGGGGCG GATAAGTCGAAGCCCACGTCTTACGCACTGTATGAGGGGAGAGGACCCGGTGGCTCCTCACTGCTCATTGAGGCTCTCACAGACAACAACAAGCGGTCATATGCAGAACTCAAGCTTATCATGGCAAGGAATGG GGGATCAATGTGCGACGGAGCCCGGCACTGTTTTGATAAGAAGGGGGTTGTGACGGTGCAAACTAATGACGGCGAGGGGAACGCCGTGCAGCTGGAACGGGCGCTCGAACTGGCTATAGAAGCAGGAGCTGAGGATGTGCAGGAAACACAAGATGAAGAAGAGAGGGACGTGTACAAG tatATCTGTGATGTGTCGTCTTTGCGTGACATTCGCTCCAATTTAGTCTCTTTGGGTCTGGTGCCGCTCACCTCTGGACCAGAGTTCCTCCCAAACCTCACTGTGAGACTCTCAGACGCTGACATGGAGCTGGCGTCGCAACTCCTAGAGTTAATCCACAATCAAACAGACGTGATGAGGGTCTATGACAACATTGAGTAG
- the PRR29 gene encoding proline-rich protein 29 — MSQGWDADNTWNNDPSWQNNYSGVQIIPSMVPQQPTIIQQIPAEAIHPPSYPIRHGRAKEDLIELMMIQNAQMHQVIMSNMTMSAMSSFGYGPTQPSPAPQQPSIIPIALEEEEPVVYHHHYDTYPTNYPSYPVYPAWRPQGPIQAREPTVRHIEMPPSSPLHAGDQRAVPPPPPLSATGTVGADVPPASEYYDLADARL, encoded by the exons ATGTCTCAGGGATGGGATGCAGACAACACTTGGAACAATGACCCATCATGGCAGAATAACTACTCGGGGGTTCAGATCATTCCATCCATG GTTCCTCAGCAGCCAACGATAATACAACAGATTCCTGCAGAGGCCATTCATCCTCCGTCTTACCCAATCAGGCACGGTCGCGCTAAGGAAG ACTTAATCGAGCTGATGATGATTCAGAACGCACAGATGCACCAGGTTATCATGAGCAATATGACAATGTCAGCGATGTCGAGTTTTGGATACGGACCAACCCAACCTTCACCCGCG CCCCAGCAGCCCAGTATCATCCCAATAGCTCTGGAGGAAGAGGAGCCTGTAGTGTATCATCATCATTATGACACGTATCCCACAAACTACCCATCGTACCCCGTGTATCCAGCCTGGCGACCACAGGGACCCATCCAGGCCCGGGAGCCAACAGTGAGACACATCGAGATGCCGCCCAGCTCACCATTACATGCTGGAGACCA ACGGGCTGTGCCACCGCCTCCTCCTTTGAGTGCCACTGGCACAGTGGGTGCTGATGTGCCTCCAGCTTCAG AATACTACGACCTGGCAGATGCGAGATTGTAA
- the LOC128471135 gene encoding protein Wnt-8: MSGNTLIVLTTILSFNPFCTSSAWSVNNFLMTGPKAYLTYSTSVAVGAQSGIEECKYQFAWERWNCPEHTLQLATQKGLRSATRETSFVHAISSAGVMYTLTRNCSMGDFDNCGCDESRNGRIGGRGWVWGGCSDNVEFGERISKLFVDGLETGQDARALMNLHNNEAGRLAVKSTMKRTCKCHGVSGSCSVQTCWLQLAEFRDIGNHLKVKHDQALKLDMDKRRMRSGNSADNRGAIVDALGSVAGTELVFLEDSPDYCLKNVSLGLQGTEGRECLQSGKNLSQWERRSCRRLCLECGLKVEEKKIEIISSCNCKFHWCCTVKCDQCKQVVTKHYCSKREKHPTNVHPKRKIRGHRR, from the exons ATGTCTGGAAACACATTAATTGTCCTCACAACAATCctatcttttaaccctttctgtactTCGTCCGCTTG GTCCGTGAACAACTTTTTGATGACAGGCCCTaag GCATATTTAACTTATTCCACGAGCGTGGCGGTCGGCGCTCAAAGTGGCATTGAAGAATGTAAGTACCAATTTGCGTGGGAGAGATGGAATTGCCCCGAACATACCCTTCAACTTGCTACGCAAAAAGGACTTAGAAGCG CAACCAGAGAAACATCTTTCGTACATGCGATCAGTTCAGCTGGCGTTATGTATACGCTGACCAGAAATTGCAGTATGGGAGACTTCGATAATTGCGGATGTGACGAATCAAGAAATGGGAGAATCG GTGGAAGAGGCTGGGTATGGGGAGGTTGCAGCGATAATGTCGAATTCGGGGAGCGGATTTCCAAACTCTTTGTTGACGGATTAGAGACGGGGCAAGATGCCAGAGCTTTAATGAACTTGCATAACAATGAGGCAGGCAGACTG GCCGTCAAGTCAACGATGAAAAGGACTTGCAAATGCCACGGGGTATCGGGAAGCTGCAGCGTTCAGACCTGCTGGCTGCAGCTGGCAGAATTTCGAGACATCGGGAATCACTTGAAGGTGAAGCATGACCAGGCTCTGAAACTGGACATGGACAAGAGAAGGATGAGATCCGGCAACAGCGCGGACAACAGAGGAGCCATAGTGGACGCCCTCGGATCGGTGGCGGGGACCGAACTTGTTTTTCTGGAAGATTCTCCGGATTATTGCTTAAAAAACGTCAGCTTGGGTCTGCAAGGAACCGAAGGCCGAGAATGTCTCCAGAGCGGAAAGAACTTGTCTCAGTGGGAAAGACGGAGCTGTAGGCGACTCTGTCTGGAATGCGGTCTCAAAGTCGAAGAGAAGAAGATTGAGATTATTAGTAGCTGCAACTGCAAGTTTCACTGGTGTTGCACCGTCAAATGCGACCAATGCAAGCAAGTCGTGACGAAACACTATTGCTCCAAAAGAGAAAAGCATCCGACTAATGTGCACCCCAAAAGGAAGATCCGAGGCCATCGGAGATGA